The Saccharolobus shibatae B12 genomic interval TTTTACCTAAAGTTAGGCTACTTAGTTTGCAAGAGGTTCTCGATAAATTAAAAGGATGCAAAGTTTACGTAATTGACGCTAATCAAATAGCCATAAATGCTGGAAATATTAAGGCTGCAAATGCTGCAATCCTAGGGTTTTTATACTCACTGGGAGCATTTGAGGGGTTGATAAGCGAGGAATCTTTCATCAAAGCCTTAAAATACGAGAGCAATATAAAAGCGTTTAAAATTGCCCAAGTTATAAAAATTAATGGGATAGATATTAATGGCATTTAATCCAGATAAGGAATGGATAGAAAATAGCAATGTATACAAGTTCATGGTTGAAAAGAACCTTGACAAACTAGAACACTTCATTAAGTACACATATGAGAATCCAGAATTTTGGGATGAGTTTATAAGGTTAATTAATGTGAAATTTCAAGAACCTTACACTAAGGTTTTAGATTTAAGTAGGGGAAAACAATGGCCCCAATGGTTCATAGGGGGAAAGTTAAACATTGGTGATCAATTACGCGATAGTTCTGATGTGTTTATTAAGTGGATGGATGAGAGCTTCAACACTAGAACGGTAACTTATTCTCAAATACTAAATGAGAGCAAGTCGATTGCAAGTTGGTTAAAGGAAATAGGTTTGAAGAAAGGAGATAGGGTTGCTATTTACATGCCGATGATCCCGGAAATAGTATCGGTAATGTTAGGTGCAGTTAGAGCAGGGATGATACTCGTACCTCTATTTTCTGGGTTTGGTCCAGAGCCAATAAGAGTTAGAATAGAGGATAGTGAGGCTAAAGTAATCTTCACTGTTGATAAGAGTATTAGAAGAGGAAAAGAAGTTGACATGTTGAAAAATCTGGAAGGACTGAACATAACTAAAGTAGTACTAAATAGGGGAGGAACTAGAGGTGATTTTTATGACTATAAGGATGTAATAAGAACTGGTGGAGACTATGTAGAAAATACTGGTACTGAAGACCCAATGATGATAATTTACACTTCTGGAACTACGGGGAAACCCAAGGGATGTGTTCATACTCACGATGGATTTCCCATAAAGGCTTCTGCTGATATTTACTTTCAGTTCGATCTGAAAAAAGATGAGACCTTAATGTGGGTTACTGACATGGGGTGGATGATGGGACCGTGGATGGTATTTGGATCACTCTTACTAGATGCTAAAATGGGGATGATTGAAGGATATACGGGTGGGGAAGTGCTACAGAAATTCGTTGAAGATATGAAAGTTGATGTTTTAGGAGTCTCAGCTAGTCTGGTTAGAGCGTTAAGAAGTCAAGGTGAAGTTAAACTAAACGTTAGGCTAACAGGAAATACTGGAGAACCCATTGATCCGGAAAGTTGGTATTGGTTATTTAATGCCAGTGGAAAAAATCCTATAATAAACTATTCTGGAGGTACTGAAATCTCTGGAGGTATTTTAGGGAATTACGTTATAAAGAAGATAAAGCCTTCATCGTTCAATGGTCCTTCCCCGGGGATTAACGCCTCAGTATTCAATGAGGAGGGGAAAGAAGCTCCACCAAATGTTGAGGGGGAATTGGTTATATTGAGTGTTTGGCCAGGTATGACTAGAGGGTTTTGGAGGAATCCAGAGAGGTATATTGAGACTTACTGGTCAGTTTGGAAGGATGTATGGGTTCATGGAGATTTGGCTTATAGAGATGAAGAAGGGTACTTTTACATTGTTGGTAGAAGTGATGATACGATAAAGGTTGCAGGAAAGAGAGTAGGTCCAGCCGAAATCGAAAGCGTATTAAACTCATTTCCAAATGTAGTTGAATCAGCATGTGTCGGAGTTCCAGATCCAATGAAGGGAGAGAAAATAGTCTGTTTCGTAGTGTCAAAGCTTAGCGGGATTGAAAAGGACTTGATAAGATACACAGAGGATAAACTAGGTAAGGCATTTGCGCCAGCAGAAATAAAGATCGTTAAGGAGTTACCTAAAACCAGAAATGCGAAAATAATGAGAAGACTAATAAGGGCAATATACTTAAATAAACCCTTAGGGGATACCTCTTCTCTAGAAAATCCATCGGCTTTAGAGGAAATAAAGAGAGCAATCGGTTAACTGATCTCTTCCGCTTTTATTTGCTTTAACGCCTTAAGAGCCTCATTAACGTGATTGGCTGGATTAGTTTGTGAATTATAAATATGCCTTATCATTCCCTTTTTATCAATAACGAATGTAACCCTTGCTGGTAATATGAACCCCTTAGCGCCATAAAGTTCCCTGATTTTCTTATCTGGATCGCTAACTAGGATAAAGGGTAACTTGTATTTTTCTTTAAATTTCTTGTGAGAGTCAACATCATCTGAACTAACTCCTATTACCACAACATCGTAATCCTTGAGGAGATTCCAGTTATCCCTAAAAGCGCAAGCTTCCCTTGTACAGCCAGGCGTATCATCTTTAGGGTAGAAATAAAGGACTACGTTATGTTTCCCTATGTAATCGGATAGGGAAATCTTCTCACCATTATCCGCTATTCCCTCAAAAAGAGGTGCCTTATCTCCGACTTTAACCATAAATTAGATATATCTAATTGCGGTAAAAAGATTATCTTATAAATTTTTCTAATTTTACACAGTTCGATAAACAATTTCACTTAGAGATTAACTCTTATGTCCAACTCACTTAATTCAAGTTTTACTCTTTCATGAACTTTCTTGGCTCTTTCCAATTCAAACCCATTAATTGTAATTGAGTCCAGAATTACATCACCCAGTTCATGGTTTTGCAAGAGTTTTCTAAATCTAAATGGCAATTTACCCTTTATTACAAGGAGGAGAGGAAATGATACCGGGCCGGTAAAAGTACTGTTATAAGTATAATTTAAAAATATTTCTAATGATTTTTAAATATTTTCCTCTTAAATTACACCTTCTAAATTCTTCCTTATATACTCATCAAACTCTTTGGGTTTAGACATTTTAACTTCTCTAACTCTATTTATGAACTCATCTTTCTCGTTTATTCTAAATAAAGTATTGAATCTCTTTTCAAAGCCTATTGTGGAACTAGGTTTTCCACTTATCCCAACACCACATACTGAACCGGCAGTATGTGTTGGGTAAATTTCAACATAATCTGGCAATACTTTCAACTTGGCTAGACTATAGTATAAATTCTCCTCCGCACTTTCCCCACCTATATCAATTCTTCCAACACCTCCTACGAACAAAGTATCCCCAGTTAATACAGCCCACGGTTCATTCCAACTCTCATCCCTTCTTTTATCATATATTAGAACTGAAATACTATCTGGAGTATGTCCAGGGGTATGGATTACCTTTATCTTCACATTTCCTGCCTTTATCTCCTCTCCATCCTTAATCCTCTCCACCTTAAATTTGACCTGTGATTCCTCATGATAGTAAATGTTAGCGTTAGTTAATGCTTGCAATTTCTTCACACCAGATAAGTGATCAGCGTGAGTGTGTGTATCTATTATATAAGTTATCTTCATATCGCCTAAATCTTGGGCTAATCTAATTATTTCATCTACCATTTCATACTTAGGATCTACTACAAACAATTCTCCAGCTTGAGTACAGCCAAAGATGTAAGTAGCGCAACCACCATTTTTGCTTATAATTTGCCTGAATATCATCATTTACTTTTTTAAAAGTATCAAATATAAGAGTTATTCACTCTTATAAGTTAATAACTCGAAATGCTCTTCTGCTTGAAGTACACATCCTCTACATGAATCTACAACAATCTCATCTTCATCATTGAAAGTAACCAATACTGAATCATCAAATATAATAAATTTCGATTTGATATGTTCAGTGTATTTAATCTCAGCATTATTCAGACTTAAATTATTGGAAGAAGTTATCAAAGTTAAATTACCCTTGTACTGCTTAAGAACCTTGATCAACCATTCCGGCAAATTATCCCAGACTACCTTCATCTTGTTACTTTTCTCTGCGAATTCCTTTATTATCCTTATTACAGTCTTTTTACCCTTAATGTGCAAACTACGATCAACTTCTCCTTTTCGCTTTTCTTTCCAAAACGAGATAACATTACCTATTGCATAATCTAACTCGTTGACGATCTTATCCTTATACACCTTTAAGGATATTGACGGATCTATTAGTTTGACCTTTTTCGGCCTTCCTTCAATTACCCTAACCAAACCCTTATCTTCTAAGGACTTTACAACTTCGTAAACTTTCTGATAAGGTATTTGAGCCTTCTCTGAAAGCCTTTTCATCGTGGAATTGCAAAGATCTAATAATGTTAGGTAAACTTTAGCCTCATACACCGAAAACCCTAACTTTCTCAAATTGATTTCTAATTCACTATCCACAGTGAATAATCCTTTTTATTACTTTTAAATCTTAGTACTTATAATGAATAAGCAATTTATCATGTTTACAATATTAGTCTTTTTCACAGGATTATATTTAGGAATTCTAAGAATAGCCATTCCGGTATTTGAGAAGCAATTAAACATTGCAATAACACTTAGCTTATTATTACCCTTGGTAGCCTTTGGGTTTGTAAAAGGAGCGTTTAACTTTTTCGCTGGGAAACTCTCTGATGACTTGGGAAGAAAAAGAGTACTCATAATAGGCTGGATAGTTGCGTTGATGACAGTCCCCTTGTTTCTCTCGGTTAACATATATACTGTGATCATAATTTCGATTTTACTTGCAATAAATCAAGCTTTTACGTGGACTACTACTGTAACTTCACAAATAGACATTAGCGGTAAATTGAGGGCGGGATTAGCTACTGGAATTAATGAAATGTCAGGGTATCTAGGAGTCTCCTTTGGAAGTCTCTTTGCCAGCTATCTATTTAATGTAAGTTACATCTTAATTAGTATAATCTGCTTAATAGCGTTAATTTCGTCATTTACTGTAATGGAGACTAAGAAACTAATTACAATTAATAATGGTTCTCTAAAGGAGGATAATAATCGTGTAAATTATTTTTCTATAACTAAAATAAGTATTGCAGGACACCTGGAGAAGTTCGTAGATTCTTCTTTCTTTATCCTCATACCAACATTCCTATTATTACAACACTACACCCTATTTTTGATAGGAATTACCGTATCTAGTTACACGTTCACCTGGTCACTTTCGCAACCACTATTTGGGTACTTGGCTGATATATATAACAGGAGAAGAGAAATACTCGTAATAGGGTTTTTATTAATGTTTATAGGTTTTATAAAATATTCAGATTTTCCCATCTTATTTTCAATATTGGAGGGGATTGGAATGGGTATGGTATATCCCAACTTAATAGCCTTTGTTAACGATAAGGTCAACGAGAGTGTAAGGGGAAAAGCGTTAGGTTACTATAGGTTATATAGAGATAGTGGCTATGGTGTGGCGGGCTTATTACTACCGTTACTTTATTCGTTTTATGGATACGAGTATACTTTATTGATAGTAGGAATATTGCAAGTTGTAGCTCTCTTACTAATAGCAAGATCTTAATCTCTCATATCCACAAATAGATTTACATTATATAGCAAGGGAACAAACCCTTAAACCTAACTAGGATCCGTGAATCGCCGTCGCTAACAGTTTTCGATAAACCGTAAAGTTTATATTATTTTATATGTAAAGTATTTTTTAGAAAGCTTGCTACCAGATGTGGATGGGCTTCCCGAAAGGTAGCAAGATATTATACAAGATGTGCGGGCGTTCAGTAATAAACCTATACAGGTTGAGGGAAAAGGTTTTGAATTCCAATGGTATTGAGAACTCTACAGAGTACTTAACGTACCTCTAGATGCCGTGTTTATGCTACGTTATCCAAAATGTTTAAAACAGAAATTCATGAGCAATGTCAATAAAAACTATGATTGGACAACAATATGCCAAATAGAATTAAAGGGCTATCTATTAGTTATATTATCTACAAGTGTAGTATTCCCACAAGTCCCCCTATTGCAATCATAACTATTGTAAAGAAATACGCTACTAATCTAGTCCTAGTATAAGCGTATTTACCCATGATCTTTTTATTGCTTATCAATATACCCACCATTACTGCCGGTATGACAATAATTATGGGTGATAATGATAATAGAGTCAAAGCGAAGTTAATAACGGAAGAATAGTTACCCAGCATTAAGGAAACTATTAACATAGCTGGTATTGACTCCATAATGTAGATCTTCACGGAGTTTTTGTAGGTATTTTTCCCTAAAGCTTCTAGCAGACCCCATGCACTGCTTAGAGATACAACTATAAGCGTTAAGAACCCAGCGCTTATTAACGTTATTCCAAATATGTAATGGACATTTCCTAAATTATATAGTAACTGAGTTGGATCACTAGGATCTATATTACCAATTGAAGTTCCTATCATCTCAGATAATACTATTATCAATTCAGTTATTATAGACCCTAGTAACGTCTCTATGGTTATCCATGATATCTTTTTAGAATTATTAATATCTATCTTAGGATATTTAATTGCTGTAGCGGAACTTTGATAAATCAACATACAAGGTGGAGTTACCACTGCACCAATGTTTACGGCAATGAAGAATAGGAAGTTCTTTGAGGTAGAGAAGTAAAAGATGTCTTGTCCTGTAAAGTTCAGCTTAGGTCCAACTATAATTAAGGCTGATAATAATAGAATTACGGAAACTACTACTAGATATCTTTCAGTTACTTCGTAATTTTTAGTTAGCACTATTATAACGTGAAGGATGAAGAATATTATTAAGCCTAGTAAAGGATCAATTCCAATTAAGTAACATCCAATTGCAATCCCTGCATACTCACTTAGATATGTAAAGAAATCAACGAAGAAAATTGGGAAAATAGATAAAATAGATACTTTTCTAGAATAGTATTCTCTTATGAGTTCTCCAATACCCTTGCCAGATATTGCACCTAATCTTCCTGCGGCTTCTTGTATTATAAAAATGGGTAGAGATAACAGCATTACGAACCATATTAGTCTGTATCCGTATTCCTCCCCAGTGGACAATCCTCCTAATATACTTGCAGCATCGGCGTCTGCCAACAATGCTATCCATGCTGGTCCAAAGAGTTTCGCAGTATCTCTTATACTCGTCTTAGATCACCTCACATAAGTAATTATAAATTTCTTTTTTAGGTAAAAAGCTATTATAACGAAGATAAATGCAAAACCTACATCCATTTATGTAGTACATGGTATACTCTATGAAGCTCTAACTTATAAAGATTTCTATTTAGAAATTGCTTTTAATTAGTATAAAATCTCAGTTATTGCCTTACTTAATATCCCATTTTAAGCTTAAGGAGTAGAGACATGGATTAGTTTTAGTGCTAAATTAAAATAACTTCGAGTTAAGACTTATAATGACTTTTAATTCAAAGACTTTATAAACTAGAAATGAGTATAGTCTTTTAGGGTGTGCAAATGCCAGATAAACCCCAAGAACCAAAGGTAGTCGGAGTAGAAATCTTGGAAAAATCCGGATTAGATGTGAAAAAGTTAATAGATAAGCTAGTAAGAGCTACGGCTGCAGAGCTCACTACGTACTACTACTATACAATATTGAGAATGCATCTAACTGGTATGGAAGGAGAAGGCCTTAAGGAGATTGCTGAGGATGCTAGGCTTGAGGATAGACTTCACTTTGAACTAATGACTCAAAGGATTTACGAACTAGGAGGAGGTCTACCCAGAGACTTAAGACAACTAGCTGACATTTCAGCTTGTTCAGATGCATATCTACCAGAGAATTGGAAAGACCCTAAGGAAATATTGAAGGTTCTATTAGAAGCAGAACAATGTGCAATAAGAACATGGAAAGAAGTATGTGATATGACATACGGAAAAGATCCTAGAACATACGATCTAGCCCAGAGAATACTTCAAGAGGAAATAGAGCACGAAGCTTGGTTCTTAGAACTACTATATGGAAGACCATCTGGACACTTCAGAAGAAGTCTACCAGGTAACGCTCCGTATTCCAAGAAACAATAAGATATACTATCTTTTTCTTTCTTTTATTTTTATATTTTGGTGATTATTTAATGTTAGTAAGAGTGTGCAGCTTATCAGACTTAGAAGATAAGAAACCAAAGAAATTTTCATTAAATAATATAGAAGTAGTAGTCGTAAAGGTTGGAGATAGGGTGTTCGTCATGGATGCCTATTGCCCTCATAAGGGAGGAAATATGGAATATGGTGATGTAAACGGATATAGGATAAAATGTCATTTACACGGGTACGAGTATAATATGGAAACCGGTGAGCTAGTGTACAATCCCTATGGGAAATCCGATGGATGGTACTTCTCACCTAACTTAAAGATCTACAAGGTTGAGGTTAAGGGTAAAGACATTTTCGTAGAAGTTTAAATTTCAAATTCTATTGTTCTAGCATTTTGCACGATTAAACTGCAATAGGTTTCCCTTATTTGTTCACTACACTCACTTCTATTCTTGATTTCAACTATATCCTTTAACTCCCTAACTCTCTTGCTAATCCTATTGTAGTCATCTTGTGAGATTATTGAAGTTATTATTTTAGCTCCCCTATTCTTCGCAGCTAAGGCAGCTGCAACACTCATGCTTTTTCTCCCTCCTGTTATATCCAGATAGTCTCCTTCGTTTAGTTGCTTTTCAATAAATTCCTTAACTTTTTTCAAGTCCTCTTCACTGTAAATATCTTCAATATCAAGTGGATGTTCACTAATTTCTACTTTAGGAAACTTCTCTTGAATACAACAGATGAACATTAATCTTACTATTTTCCATGCCTTCTTTACCTCTGCATTAGTTGTAGTTACAACTCTTATCTCGTCAATGTTTTGTCCCTTTCTTACTAGGTAAAGAAAAGACTCTATTACTCCTCCCGGCGAGGTTCCTAAAGTAGCTACTAGTTTAACCATGTTATGAGTTAAAAGTTAATTGAATATTTATTTTTACTGTTTTTTACCTCTTCCTCTGAGGAATAGTACTAAACCAACTAGCAACACGATTACACCGATAATAGCTAGAAAGAAACCAAGGCCAGTATATAGTGCAACGTTTACCAATGAAGAGGCCAATTCTTGACTTAAAACGTATTTCACTGAAATCGGAGTAGTGAGGTTATTTACCATTATAGCATCATATTTAGGACTTAATAACGCTATTACATATCCCTTTTCTGCAATTTGTGGTACTGATTGGTTCGTCCCATTTATTTCTTGTAAAATCTTCAAAACTTGTCCAGAGCTCGTATTGTAAAGCAATATTGCCAACTTAGTGGGAACACCTAAGTCTTGTGATGTCCCCGGTTGTAAAGTAGTTGGAGTCACAGTACTTAGTGTGTTAATCACTTTAACGAGTCCAGATGATGCTAAATATCCTCCAATAAAGAACAGTGCAATGCCGACTATTAGTATTATTACCCCTACTATCAGAACTGTTTTACCTATAGCCATAATTTAAAAAGTTAAAGGAAACTATTAAGTCTTTTCAAAAGTTATACCACGTCTAAAGGATTAGTGGACACGAACTCGATATTCTTTATAATGTACTTGCTAACACTTACACTACCGAAACTCTTCAGCTCCTTATGAACTTCAAACGTAACTATGGAAGGATCACCCAATTGGTATAAGCTACCAGGGTTTAATGCAATGGTCTCCCCTATCTTATCCATTGAAGTACTTTCATGAACGTGACCGTGAAGTGAAATAAGTGGTTGGAATTCGGTAATTAAATCAAGTACTGCCTTTGAACCAACATGAGATTTCCTTAAACCAACCTTTGCGTTATCCAATTTAGTATTTAAAGGAGGCATGTGAAAGTTCATAATTAATCTTTCCTTATCAGCGTCCTTAAGTAATGATTTACCCTTTATGTATAATTCAGAGTCTGGAATTTCCCTATATGAATTTCCCATTGGAGAACCATAACCTAACGAGACTATCTGAATTTCCTCTATATTTATTACGTTCTCATTAATCAATTTACCCCCAAAATTCTTAAGGATAGAGTCAAGTTGCGGAATATCGCCGTGCCCTGCAGACCAAAATATCCTTTCTAAACGAAACACTTCATCTGCTATTTTAACCCATCTTGACATTTGCTCAGTTACTTTTTCACTAATTACTTTCTCCAGTTTACTCTTATCACTCTTTATATCCTCAATTACCTCTTTCTTATCTACTACTATATATTTACCAGACCTTAACGCCTCTTCGTTGAGGTTATTCAAATTAACCTTCTTCCCATTTAGGAAATACTTCCCTCCAGTATCCTCTACAAACAGTATCTCTTTAGCCATTAATCCGCCACTTACAATGAGAAAGTCAACTTTCCTAGCTTTTGCAATATTTAGTGATCTCTTAAATGAATACTCCGACCCGTGAACATCGGTAAAGAATCCTATCTTAAATTTAAAGACCATCCTATCTTAAATTTGTAATTACAAATTAAAAAATTAATTAGTCCTTTTTCTCCTTCTTTTCAATTACCTCCAACAGGTAAACCCACGCCAAAAAACAAGGATCTACTTGCTGCTTTTTCTTTTCCTCACTCACTTTGAAACCCTCCTTAGGAAGTTTTTAACTCTTTCCCATGCGTCTTCAGATGCTTCTTTATTGTATGAACGTCCCCTATCATTAAAGAACGCGTGATAGGCTCCAGGGTAAATTTTGAGCTCTAAATCCTTTTTATACTTTATCACGGCGGATATTAAATCTGGTAACCCAGCATCTATTGGCGGATCCTCTCCAGCGTATAGACCTAATATTGGCCCCTTTATTTTCTGAATTGCCTCCAATGGCTGGGGATTTCTGCCATAGAAAACTATTGTCCCATCTAATGGCACTTCAGTTGCCAACTGGAATGCTAAACCCCCACCCATACAGAAGCCCATGCTGACTATCTTTTTAACGCCTTGAGAGCTTACGTACTCGTAAGCCTTAATCGCGTCCTTTATCATCTGTTCTTCCGTCTTTTGCCTATTTAAAACTAACAACTCAGCTACTCTTTTGCCTTTTTCATCTAACGCTGACATTATTTGCTGATAAGAGTTTGGATCATTCCTCTTTTCTGGTGGTATACTCCATACTTTCATCATTACGTTCTGGATGTTCTCTTGATTCAGAACGTCCTCATTTCTAGTGTATAATTGTGGAGCAAATGCCATGTAACCCTCGTTTGCCAACCTTCTTGAGATGTCTTTTATATTGTCATTAAGACCCCATATTTCATGTATTACTATTACTGCCAATTTAGGACTTTCTGGAGAAGCTAGGAAAGCCCTTATTTTAGCACCCTCTGAATCGTAAAATATTTCCTTTTCCATATTTACCTTTACTGGCAAATGGTTTAAAAGTTAACTATCTATTTTTGTTAGATAAAAAAATAATTAACTTTAAATTAAGCCGGAATATAGCAGCAAATCATAAACCATCGCATATGCACTATACGTTCCTGGACCAGTGACGTAGTTCCATCCATAATGGGCTGGGAATGGATTATTTCCACTAGTTATTGGGATCCAAGCAACCTTACCGACAAAATTGCCTAGTGGAGATTCTATTATACCTTGATATGAGATGTGATAAAATGCAAAGTTGAGTGCACCTAATCTGGTACCCGCTAAGGCAACCATCGCAGCAGTCATTGGTGCTGCTCCACTAGTTCCATACCATACGAATAATTGACCGTTAAATACTAAAGGTAAACCGAAACCGAATTCTGGAATATTATAACCACCAGCTGAGACGAATGCGATATCTGGATAAGTCCTAACGACAGTAGGAGTAAACGGAATCAGTGAAGTTATCTCGTAACTTTGTGCTGGATAAACTACGCTATTACCTCCAGTACTATAATCCCAGCCACTTATTTCCACAATACTGCCATTAGATGATGCATTAAGGAATATCCCGCCAACAGACGTTACATAGGGATCTGACTCAGGATACCATATCGTATTATAAATTCCAATATGAAAATTAGGAGGAGGATGATCACTTTCAAATCCCCAATCGCCAGAGGCCGCCAATACGGAAATTCCTTCTGCAGCTGCTTGCATCATTATATTATGAATCATATATAGCATTGCAGGGTAGTAAGCTGCTAGGAAACTCTCTGGAACCGTTACAGAGATTGAAATAACATTAGGATTTATGTAGTTAACCATGTAATAGTACTCGTAATAATAGTTTAGTAAATTACCCACTAACTGGGGACCGCCCACATAACCATTACTGAAGACTATCGTAACGTCGGCTGCAGGCGCAAAGGCACCAGACCATTCTGCATCAAGCTCATTCTCTCCAGATTGGCCTCCAGTTGTAACGTTACCAAAATATATAACGTTTAAATGACCAGTTCTAGGTATACCATAAAATTGCCAAAACAGATAGATATCTGATACATTTATAAAGGACTCAGGGACTCCCTCAATCGCAATGTTACTACCATTGCCGTTATAACCGTGTGCATAAGCCAAGGTAAAGTTGAAATATTGCCCTATTGTTATTGGCGAAATTATGGCTTTTGAAACTAGTCCACTTTGAGCTTTAACCATATCTAAATGCCACGCTTGCGTCACTACGCTAATTACTTTGGGATCTACACTATCTATCCCAACTACTCCTAATACGTATTTTCCAACATTATATGGCAATGATGGAGTAACGTTATTAGAGTAGTAGTAAAATGGACCTATATCTTCAATCCCTAGTAGACCAAACCAATAGAGGTTCTTAAATGGATAGTAGTAAACGTTAATGTAAGTGTTAAATGCCCTCTCTATATTCCCTACAGTTCCATTAAATACTAGTATTAGACCATAATTGCCTAGAAATTGTAAATTATGGGATTTTAGATACTTTATTAGTGAGTTCACATAGGATTCGGAAGGATAGTAATATTCTCTAAATCGAGATGGAGTTAGCCAGTGATGGAATTGTGAGGCAGAGAGGTAAATTTCGTTAAGATATGATTGAAGAGAAGGTAAATTAGTGAAATTTAAGAGAACTGCTATGTACAGTGTTTGACT includes:
- a CDS encoding MFS transporter, whose amino-acid sequence is MNKQFIMFTILVFFTGLYLGILRIAIPVFEKQLNIAITLSLLLPLVAFGFVKGAFNFFAGKLSDDLGRKRVLIIGWIVALMTVPLFLSVNIYTVIIISILLAINQAFTWTTTVTSQIDISGKLRAGLATGINEMSGYLGVSFGSLFASYLFNVSYILISIICLIALISSFTVMETKKLITINNGSLKEDNNRVNYFSITKISIAGHLEKFVDSSFFILIPTFLLLQHYTLFLIGITVSSYTFTWSLSQPLFGYLADIYNRRREILVIGFLLMFIGFIKYSDFPILFSILEGIGMGMVYPNLIAFVNDKVNESVRGKALGYYRLYRDSGYGVAGLLLPLLYSFYGYEYTLLIVGILQVVALLLIARS
- the crn1 gene encoding CRISPR-associated ring nuclease Crn1 encodes the protein MVKLVATLGTSPGGVIESFLYLVRKGQNIDEIRVVTTTNAEVKKAWKIVRLMFICCIQEKFPKVEISEHPLDIEDIYSEEDLKKVKEFIEKQLNEGDYLDITGGRKSMSVAAALAAKNRGAKIITSIISQDDYNRISKRVRELKDIVEIKNRSECSEQIRETYCSLIVQNARTIEFEI
- a CDS encoding TrmB family transcriptional regulator translates to MDSELEINLRKLGFSVYEAKVYLTLLDLCNSTMKRLSEKAQIPYQKVYEVVKSLEDKGLVRVIEGRPKKVKLIDPSISLKVYKDKIVNELDYAIGNVISFWKEKRKGEVDRSLHIKGKKTVIRIIKEFAEKSNKMKVVWDNLPEWLIKVLKQYKGNLTLITSSNNLSLNNAEIKYTEHIKSKFIIFDDSVLVTFNDEDEIVVDSCRGCVLQAEEHFELLTYKSE
- the dps gene encoding DNA protection during starvation protein, translated to MPDKPQEPKVVGVEILEKSGLDVKKLIDKLVRATAAELTTYYYYTILRMHLTGMEGEGLKEIAEDARLEDRLHFELMTQRIYELGGGLPRDLRQLADISACSDAYLPENWKDPKEILKVLLEAEQCAIRTWKEVCDMTYGKDPRTYDLAQRILQEEIEHEAWFLELLYGRPSGHFRRSLPGNAPYSKKQ
- a CDS encoding peroxiredoxin, which translates into the protein MVKVGDKAPLFEGIADNGEKISLSDYIGKHNVVLYFYPKDDTPGCTREACAFRDNWNLLKDYDVVVIGVSSDDVDSHKKFKEKYKLPFILVSDPDKKIRELYGAKGFILPARVTFVIDKKGMIRHIYNSQTNPANHVNEALKALKQIKAEEIS
- a CDS encoding AMP-binding protein, yielding MAFNPDKEWIENSNVYKFMVEKNLDKLEHFIKYTYENPEFWDEFIRLINVKFQEPYTKVLDLSRGKQWPQWFIGGKLNIGDQLRDSSDVFIKWMDESFNTRTVTYSQILNESKSIASWLKEIGLKKGDRVAIYMPMIPEIVSVMLGAVRAGMILVPLFSGFGPEPIRVRIEDSEAKVIFTVDKSIRRGKEVDMLKNLEGLNITKVVLNRGGTRGDFYDYKDVIRTGGDYVENTGTEDPMMIIYTSGTTGKPKGCVHTHDGFPIKASADIYFQFDLKKDETLMWVTDMGWMMGPWMVFGSLLLDAKMGMIEGYTGGEVLQKFVEDMKVDVLGVSASLVRALRSQGEVKLNVRLTGNTGEPIDPESWYWLFNASGKNPIINYSGGTEISGGILGNYVIKKIKPSSFNGPSPGINASVFNEEGKEAPPNVEGELVILSVWPGMTRGFWRNPERYIETYWSVWKDVWVHGDLAYRDEEGYFYIVGRSDDTIKVAGKRVGPAEIESVLNSFPNVVESACVGVPDPMKGEKIVCFVVSKLSGIEKDLIRYTEDKLGKAFAPAEIKIVKELPKTRNAKIMRRLIRAIYLNKPLGDTSSLENPSALEEIKRAIG
- a CDS encoding NRAMP family divalent metal transporter, with the protein product MLADADAASILGGLSTGEEYGYRLIWFVMLLSLPIFIIQEAAGRLGAISGKGIGELIREYYSRKVSILSIFPIFFVDFFTYLSEYAGIAIGCYLIGIDPLLGLIIFFILHVIIVLTKNYEVTERYLVVVSVILLLSALIIVGPKLNFTGQDIFYFSTSKNFLFFIAVNIGAVVTPPCMLIYQSSATAIKYPKIDINNSKKISWITIETLLGSIITELIIVLSEMIGTSIGNIDPSDPTQLLYNLGNVHYIFGITLISAGFLTLIVVSLSSAWGLLEALGKNTYKNSVKIYIMESIPAMLIVSLMLGNYSSVINFALTLLSLSPIIIVIPAVMVGILISNKKIMGKYAYTRTRLVAYFFTIVMIAIGGLVGILHL
- a CDS encoding MBL fold metallo-hydrolase; protein product: MMIFRQIISKNGGCATYIFGCTQAGELFVVDPKYEMVDEIIRLAQDLGDMKITYIIDTHTHADHLSGVKKLQALTNANIYYHEESQVKFKVERIKDGEEIKAGNVKIKVIHTPGHTPDSISVLIYDKRRDESWNEPWAVLTGDTLFVGGVGRIDIGGESAEENLYYSLAKLKVLPDYVEIYPTHTAGSVCGVGISGKPSSTIGFEKRFNTLFRINEKDEFINRVREVKMSKPKEFDEYIRKNLEGVI
- a CDS encoding Rieske (2Fe-2S) protein produces the protein MLVRVCSLSDLEDKKPKKFSLNNIEVVVVKVGDRVFVMDAYCPHKGGNMEYGDVNGYRIKCHLHGYEYNMETGELVYNPYGKSDGWYFSPNLKIYKVEVKGKDIFVEV